One Amaranthus tricolor cultivar Red isolate AtriRed21 chromosome 1, ASM2621246v1, whole genome shotgun sequence DNA window includes the following coding sequences:
- the LOC130827320 gene encoding DNA polymerase I B, chloroplastic/mitochondrial-like: protein MAFSANTFSFKAAYFHSHFWVCPRHCSSSFAASRFFCSSTNREDLQNHRRQYGYYNDELFNVVEFKQPESMLSTEQYDESTKSNGMIMRPRRSGESFQPMVVRHPDIFYRKQQTSNEEKSKMSFRKRTKGLKVSPSLEAAGRNFVSENIDVNSGFADISSATATDSFAASAVDLEANFNQTEKIDGSRKAICTNGLSSRNYVGNKSLSDEGSAVSMNSAVLRESTMTLSTNGLSILRELDEYSLFLETDGVDEKAEQLDTLDDAQLDEQQALQKRLCNIFDKILVVDDVIMARKVVHLLTQKYRHRVYACDTEVSKIDVKQETPVDHGEIICFSIYSGEDADYGNGKTCIWVDVLDGGGNDILAEFAPFFEDSSIKKVWHNYSFDCHVIENYGIKPSGFYADTMHMARLWDSSRRTDGGYSLEALTTNPNVMSENKMCQDEDLMGKTSMKTIFGKRKMKKDGSLGKTIVLPSVEDLQREERQPWICYSSLDSISTLKLYKSLISKLSKMRWIIDGKHMGNMLDFYRNYWLPFGQLLVQMETEGMLVDRAYLSEVEKVAIAQQRVAADHFRNWASKYCPDAKYMNVGSDAQLRQLLFGGICNRKDHNEFLPTKRKFKIPNTENVIEEGKKTAKKLRDITLHKIGYNLQTDIYTPSGWPSVSGDALKAIAGKVSAEYDFSSDAFESRWVDDPQNPGKKYIDISAYGTAYSAFNGGQEGMEACHAIAALCEVCSIDSLISNFILPLQGNHVSGKNGRIHCSLNINTETGRLSARRPNLQNQPALEKDRYKIRQAFVAAPGNSLIVADYGQLELRILAHLADCKSMKEAFEAGGDFHSRTAMNMYDYIREAVEQKEVLLEWHPQPGQEKPPVPLLKDAFGSERRKAKMLNFSIAYGKTPMGLAKDWKVSVNEAKETVDLWYKERQEVLRWQEARKKEAASFGCVHTLLGRARRFPSMARASKPQKSHIERAAINTPVQGSAADVAMCAMLEIDRNNRLKELGWKLLLQVHDEVILEGPSESAEAAKAKVVECMSKPFNGKNILSVELAVDAKCARNWYAAK, encoded by the exons ATGGCTTTTTCTGCTAATACATTCTCTTTCAAAGCTGCATATTTTCACTCACATTTCTGGGTTTGTCCTCGCCATTGCTCTTCTTCCTTTGCTGCTTCTCGTTTCTTCTGCTCAAGTACTAATAG GGAGGATTTGCAAAATCATCGCAGACAATATGGGTACTATAATGATGAATTGTTTAACGTCGTGGAGTTCAAACAGCCTGAGTCAATGTTGTCGACTGAACAATATGATGAATCTACTAAATCTAATG GAATGATTATGAGGCCAAGGAGATCTGGAGAATCTTTCCAACCAATGGTAGTTAGACACCCTGACATTTTTTATCGGAAACAACAGACTTCGAATGAAGAAAAGAGTAAAATGAGCTTTAGAAAACGTACGAAAGGGCTAAAAGTATCTCCATCCTTAGAAGCAGCAGGACGTAACTTCGTTAGTGAGAACATTGATGTAAATTCTGGGTTTGCAGACATCTCTTCTGCTACTGCAACCGACAGTTTTGCTGCCTCTGCTGTTGATTTAGAAGCAAATTTTAATCAAACTGAGAAAATCG ATGGCTCTAGAAAAGCAATTTGCACTAATGGCTTATCATCAAGAAACTATGTAGGCAATAAAAGCTTGTCTGATGAAGGGAGTGCCGTGTCCATGAATTCCGCCGTTCTCAGGGAGTCGACCATGACCTTGTCTACCAATGGCCTATCCATATTGAGAGAATTGGATGAGTACTCGTTATTTCTAGAAACAGATGGTGTTGATGAGAAGGCTGAGCAGCTTGATACACTTGATGATGCACAATTGGATGAACAGCAAGCACTTCAGAAGAGGCTGTGCAACATCTTTGACAAAATTCTTGTAGTTGATGATGTCATCATGGCTAGGAAAGTTGTGCATTTGCTTACACAAAAGTACAGGCATCGTGTTTATGCCTGTGATACCGAG GTGTCCAAGATTGATGTGAAGCAGGAGACACCTGTAGATCATGGGGAGATAATCTGCTTCAGTATTTATTCAGGAGAAGATGCGGATTATGGAAATGGGAAAACTTGTATATGGGTAGACGTGCTAGATGGTGGTGGCAATGATATTTTGGCCGAATTTGCTCCATTCTTTGAAGACTCATCAATAAAAAAG GTGTGGCACAATTACAGCTTTGATTGCCATGTTATAGAGAACTATGGGATCAAACCATCTGGTTTCTATGCTGATACAATGCACATGGCTCGTTTGTGGGATTCTTCCAGACGAACAGATGGTGGGTACTCCCTTGAAGCTCTAACAACCAACCCAAATGTCATGTCCGAGAATAAAATGTGTCAAGACGAAGATCTGATGGGAAAGACTTCAATGAAAACCATATTTGGCAAGAGAAAGATGAAAAAGGACGGCTCTTTAGGAAAGACCATCGTTCTTCCTTCAGTTGAGGATCTGCAAAGAGAAGAAAGGCAACCATGGATATGTTATTCTTCTTTGGATTCCATTAGTACGTTGAAGCTGTACAAGAGCTTGATATCAAAGTTATCGAAAATGCGATGGATAATAGATGGTAAACATATGGGCAATATGCTTGATTTCTATAGAAATTATTGGCTTCCATTTGGTCAACTTCTCGTACAAATGGAAACAGAAGGAATGTTAGTTGACCGAGCATATCTCTCGGAGGTGGAGAAGGTGGCTATTGCTCAACAACGAGTTGCTGCTGATCACTTTCGAAACTGGGCTTCAAAATACTGCCCTGATGCTAAGTATATGAATGTAGGAAGTGACGCACAATTGAGACAACTCCTTTTTGGTGGCATATGCAACAG GAAGGACCATAACGAGTTTCTCCCTACTAAAAGAAAGTTTAAAATCCCAAACACTGAAAATGTTATAGAAGAAGGAAAGAAGACTGCAAAAAAGCTTCGTGATATTACATTACATAAAATTGGCTATAACCTACAAACTGACATTTATACTCCAAGTGGGTGGCCGTCTGTCAGTGGAGATGCCTTAAAAGCTATTGCTGGGAAGGTATCTGCAGAATATGATTTTTCAAGTGATGCCTTTGAAAGTCGATGGGTTGATGATCCACAAAACCCCGGGAAAAAATACATCGACATTTCTGCTTACGGAACAGCTTATTCTGCTTTTAATGGAGGACAGGAAGGAATGGAGGCCTGTCATGCTATTGCTGCTTTGTGTGAAGTTTGTTCTATTGATTCATTAATTTCCAACTTCATTCTTCCTTTGCAG GGAAATCATGTGTCTGGCAAGAATGGGCGCATCCATTGCTCGTTAAATATAAATACAGAAACTGGTCGCTTGTCTGCTAGGAGACCAAATTTACAG AATCAACCTGCCTTAGAGAAAGATCGGTACAAGATTCGGCAAGCTTTTGTTGCTGCCCCAGGAAACTCACTTATAGTTGCTGATTATGGACAG CTTGAACTCAGGATTCTTGCACACCTTGCGGACTGTAAGAGTATGAAAGAAGCATTTGAAGCTGGTGGAGATTTCCATTCGAGAACAGCAATGAATATGTATGACTATATTCGGGAAGCAGTTGAACAAAAAGAAGTACTTCTTGAATGGCATCCTCAACCTGGTCAAGAAAAGCCTCCTGTTCCTCTTCTCAAG GACGCTTTTGGTTCAGAAAGAAGGAAAGCAAAAATGCTTAATTTTTCCATTGCATATGGGAAAACTCCAATGGGACTTGCTAAAGACTGGAAG GTTTCTGTTAACGAAGCAAAGGAAACTGTTGATTTATGGTATAAAGAACGCCAGGAGGTTCTCAGATGGCAAGAAGCACGGAAAAAAGAAGCTGCATCATTTGGTTGTGTTCACACCTTGTTGGGGAGAGCTCGTCGCTTCCCTTCAATGGCCCGAGCTTCTAAGCCACAAAAGAGTCACATTGAGCGTGCTGCTATCAATACACCAGTACAA GGAAGTGCTGCTGATGTTGCCATGTGTGCTATGCTGGAAATAGACAGAAACAATCGGTTGAAAGAGCTTGGTTGGAAGTTGCTATTGCAG GTTCACGATGAAGTGATATTAGAGGGACCTTCAGAATCGGCTGAAGCAGCAAAAGCTAAAGTAGTTGAGTGCATGTCCAAACCCTTCAACGGGAAAAACATTCTTTCCGTCGAGCTTGCTGTTGACGCTAAATGTGCTCGAAACTGGTATGCTGCGAAGTAA